In a single window of the Streptomyces sp. CGMCC 4.7035 genome:
- the gnd gene encoding phosphogluconate dehydrogenase (NAD(+)-dependent, decarboxylating), with product MELGLVGLGKMGGNMRERIRRAGHTVIGYDRNPDLADVHSLEELVGKLKGPRVVWVMVPAGAPTQSTIDELAELLEPGDVVVDGGNSRWTDDEKHAEELAAKGIGFVDCGVSGGVWGLENGYALMYGGDAEHIAKVQPIFDALKPEGPHGSVHAGKVGAGHFSKMVHNGIEYAMMQAYAEGWELLEKVDSVTDVREVFRSWQEGTVIRSWLLDLAVNALDEDEHLDKLRGYAEDSGEGRWTVEAAIDNAVPLPAITASLFARFASRQDDSPQMKMIAALRNQFGGHAVEKK from the coding sequence ATGGAGCTCGGTCTCGTCGGCCTCGGCAAGATGGGCGGCAACATGCGCGAGCGGATCCGCCGCGCAGGCCACACCGTCATCGGATACGACCGCAACCCGGACCTCGCCGATGTCCACAGCCTCGAAGAACTTGTGGGCAAGCTCAAGGGCCCGCGCGTGGTGTGGGTGATGGTCCCGGCCGGCGCCCCGACCCAGTCCACGATCGACGAGCTGGCCGAGCTCCTGGAGCCCGGCGATGTGGTCGTGGACGGCGGCAACTCCCGCTGGACGGACGACGAGAAGCACGCCGAGGAGCTGGCGGCCAAGGGCATCGGCTTCGTCGACTGCGGCGTCTCCGGCGGCGTCTGGGGCCTGGAGAACGGCTACGCCCTGATGTACGGCGGCGACGCCGAGCACATCGCGAAGGTCCAGCCGATCTTCGACGCGCTCAAGCCCGAGGGCCCCCATGGCTCGGTGCACGCGGGCAAGGTCGGCGCCGGGCACTTCTCGAAGATGGTCCACAACGGCATCGAGTACGCGATGATGCAGGCCTACGCCGAGGGCTGGGAGCTGCTGGAGAAGGTCGACTCCGTCACCGATGTGCGCGAGGTCTTCCGCTCCTGGCAGGAGGGCACGGTCATCCGTTCCTGGCTGCTGGACCTCGCGGTCAATGCCCTCGACGAGGACGAGCACCTGGACAAGCTGCGCGGCTACGCCGAGGACTCCGGCGAGGGCCGCTGGACCGTTGAGGCCGCCATCGACAACGCGGTGCCGCTGCCCGCGATCACCGCGTCGCTGTTCGCGCGGTTCGCGTCCCGGCAGGACGACTCGCCGCAGATGAAGATGATCGCGGCGCTGCGCAACCAGTTCGGCGGCCACGCCGTCGAGAAGAAGTAA
- the gyrA gene encoding DNA gyrase subunit A: MADENTPVTPEEAGETTVRIEPVGLETEMQRSYLDYAMSVIVSRALPDVRDGLKPVHRRVLYAMYDGGYRPEKGFYKCARVVGDVMGNYHPHGDSSIYDALVRLAQPWSMRMPLVDSNGNFGSPGNDPAAAMRYTECKMAPLSMEMVRDIDEDTVDFTDNYDGRSQEPTVLPSRFPNLLINGSAGIAVGMATNIPPHNLREVAAGAQWYLENPDASHEELLDALIERIKGPDFPTGALVVGRKGIEEAYRTGRGSITMRAVVEVEEIQNRQCLVVTELPYQVNPDNLAQKIADLVKDGKIGGIADVRDETSSRTGQRLVIVLKRDAVAKVVLNNLYKHTDLQTNFGANMLALVDGVPRTLSLDAFIRHWVTHQIEVIVRRTRFRLRKAEERAHILRGLLKALDAIDEVIALIRRSDTVEIAREGLMSLLEIDDIQANAILEMQLRRLAALERQKIVQEHDELQAKITEYNEILASPVRQRGIISEELAAIVEKFGDDRRSKLVPFDGDMSIEDLIAEEDIVVTISRGGYVKRTKTDDYRSQKRGGKGVRGTKLKEDDIVDHFFVSTTHHWLLFFTNKGRVYRAKAYELPDAGRDARGQHVANLLAFQPDEAIAEILAIRDYEAAPYLVLATKGGLVKKTPLKDYDSPRSGGVIAINLRETEDGSDDELIGAELVSPEDDLLLISKKAQSIRFTATDESLRPMGRATSGVKGMSFREGDELLSMNVVRPGTFVFTATDGGYAKRTAVDEYRVQGRGGLGIKAAKIVEDRGSLVGALVVEESDEILAITLSGGVIRTRVSEVRETGRDTMGVQLINLGKRDAVVGIARNAEAGREAEEVDGEEAVDETAEGVVTTGTDEGEAPSDE, from the coding sequence ATGGCCGACGAGAACACTCCCGTGACGCCTGAAGAGGCCGGCGAGACCACTGTGCGTATCGAGCCCGTCGGGCTCGAGACGGAGATGCAGCGCTCGTACCTCGACTACGCGATGTCCGTCATCGTCTCCCGCGCGCTGCCCGACGTGCGGGACGGACTCAAGCCCGTGCACCGCCGCGTCCTGTACGCGATGTACGACGGCGGCTACCGGCCCGAGAAGGGCTTCTACAAGTGCGCCCGCGTCGTCGGCGACGTCATGGGCAACTACCACCCGCACGGCGACTCCTCGATCTACGACGCGCTGGTCCGCCTGGCGCAGCCGTGGTCGATGCGGATGCCGCTGGTGGACTCCAACGGCAACTTCGGCTCCCCGGGCAACGACCCCGCGGCCGCCATGCGCTACACCGAGTGCAAGATGGCGCCGCTGTCCATGGAGATGGTCCGCGACATCGACGAGGACACCGTCGACTTCACGGACAACTACGACGGCCGCTCCCAGGAGCCGACCGTCCTGCCGTCCCGCTTCCCGAACCTGCTGATCAACGGCTCGGCCGGTATCGCGGTCGGTATGGCGACCAACATCCCGCCGCACAACCTCCGCGAGGTCGCGGCGGGCGCCCAGTGGTACCTGGAGAACCCGGACGCCTCGCACGAGGAGCTCCTGGACGCCCTGATCGAGCGCATCAAGGGCCCGGACTTCCCGACCGGTGCCCTGGTCGTGGGCCGCAAGGGCATCGAGGAGGCCTACCGCACCGGCCGCGGCTCGATCACCATGCGCGCGGTCGTCGAGGTCGAGGAGATCCAGAACCGCCAGTGCCTGGTGGTCACCGAGCTGCCCTACCAGGTCAACCCGGACAACCTGGCGCAGAAGATCGCCGATCTGGTGAAGGACGGCAAGATCGGCGGCATCGCGGACGTCCGCGACGAGACGTCCTCCCGCACGGGCCAGCGTCTGGTCATCGTGCTCAAGAGGGACGCGGTCGCCAAGGTCGTCCTGAACAACCTCTACAAGCACACCGACCTGCAGACGAACTTCGGCGCCAACATGCTGGCGCTCGTCGACGGCGTGCCGCGCACCCTCTCCCTGGACGCGTTCATCCGGCACTGGGTGACGCACCAGATCGAGGTCATCGTCCGCCGTACGCGCTTCAGGCTGCGCAAGGCCGAGGAGCGCGCGCACATCCTGCGCGGCCTCCTGAAGGCCTTGGACGCCATCGACGAGGTCATCGCGCTGATCCGGCGCAGTGACACCGTCGAGATCGCGCGCGAGGGCCTGATGAGCCTCCTGGAGATCGACGACATCCAGGCCAACGCCATCCTTGAGATGCAGCTGCGCCGGCTCGCCGCCCTGGAGCGCCAGAAGATCGTCCAGGAGCACGACGAGCTCCAGGCGAAGATCACCGAGTACAACGAGATCCTCGCCTCGCCGGTCCGTCAGCGCGGCATCATCAGCGAGGAACTCGCAGCGATCGTCGAGAAGTTCGGCGACGACCGCCGCTCCAAGCTGGTGCCCTTCGACGGCGACATGTCCATCGAGGACCTGATCGCCGAAGAGGACATCGTCGTCACCATCTCGCGCGGCGGCTACGTCAAGCGCACCAAGACGGACGACTACCGCTCGCAGAAGCGCGGCGGCAAGGGCGTGCGCGGCACGAAGCTCAAGGAAGACGACATCGTCGACCACTTCTTCGTGTCCACCACGCACCACTGGCTGCTGTTCTTCACCAACAAGGGCCGCGTCTACCGCGCGAAGGCCTACGAGCTGCCCGACGCCGGCCGGGACGCGCGCGGCCAGCACGTCGCGAACCTGCTCGCCTTCCAGCCCGACGAGGCGATCGCCGAGATCCTCGCGATCCGCGACTACGAGGCCGCGCCGTACCTGGTGCTCGCCACCAAGGGCGGTCTGGTCAAGAAGACGCCTCTGAAGGATTACGATTCGCCCCGTTCCGGCGGTGTCATCGCGATCAACTTGCGTGAGACCGAGGACGGTTCGGACGACGAACTGATCGGGGCCGAGCTGGTCTCGCCCGAGGACGATCTGCTTCTGATCAGCAAGAAGGCGCAGTCGATCCGGTTCACGGCGACGGACGAGTCCCTGCGCCCGATGGGCCGCGCCACCTCGGGCGTCAAGGGCATGAGTTTCCGTGAGGGCGATGAACTTCTGTCGATGAATGTTGTTCGACCCGGTACGTTCGTGTTCACTGCCACCGACGGCGGGTACGCGAAGCGGACCGCTGTCGACGAGTACCGCGTCCAGGGTCGTGGTGGCCTGGGTATCAAGGCCGCCAAGATCGTCGAGGACCGCGGCTCGCTCGTCGGCGCGCTGGTGGTCGAGGAGAGCGACGAGATCCTCGCCATCACGCTGTCCGGCGGCGTGATTCGTACGCGAGTCAGTGAGGTCAGGGAGACGGGCCGTGACACCATGGGCGTCCAACTGATCAACTTGGGGAAGCGCGATGCCGTGGTCGGTATCGCTCGTAACGCCGAGGCGGGGCGCGAGGCGGAGGAAGTCGACGGCGAAGAAGCCGTGGACGAGACCGCCGAGGGTGTCGTGACCACCGGCACGGACGAGGGTGAGGCGCCCTCGGACGAGTAG
- the dnaN gene encoding DNA polymerase III subunit beta, with protein sequence MKIRVERDVLAEAVAWAARSLPARPPAPVLAGLLLKAEDGQLSLSSFDYEVSARVSVEAEVEEEGTVLVSGRLLADISRALPNRPVEISTDGVRATVVCGSSRFTLHTLPVEEYPALPQMPNATGTVPGEVFAAAAAQVAIAAGRDDTLPVLTGVRIEIEGDTVTLASTDRYRFAVREFLWKPENPDASAVALVPAKTLLDTAKALTSGDSVILALSGSGAGEGLIGFEGAGRRTTTRLLEGDLPKYRTLFPTEFNSVATIETAPFVEAVKRVALVAERNTPVRLSFEQGVLILEAGSSDDAQAVERVDANLEGDDISIAFNPTFLLDGLSAIDSPVAQLSFTTSTKPALLSGKPAMDAEADEAYKYLIMPVRLSG encoded by the coding sequence GTGAAGATCCGGGTGGAACGCGACGTACTCGCGGAGGCAGTGGCCTGGGCGGCGCGCAGCCTCCCGGCCCGTCCGCCGGCGCCTGTCCTCGCCGGCCTGCTGCTGAAGGCCGAGGACGGCCAGCTGAGCCTGTCCAGCTTCGATTACGAGGTCTCGGCGCGCGTGTCCGTGGAGGCGGAGGTCGAGGAAGAGGGCACGGTCCTCGTCTCGGGCCGCCTCCTCGCGGACATCTCCCGCGCCCTCCCCAACCGTCCGGTGGAGATTTCCACAGACGGTGTACGGGCGACGGTGGTGTGCGGCTCCTCGCGGTTCACCCTCCACACCCTTCCTGTGGAGGAGTACCCGGCGCTGCCGCAGATGCCGAACGCGACGGGCACGGTCCCCGGCGAGGTCTTCGCCGCGGCCGCCGCCCAGGTGGCCATCGCCGCCGGCCGTGACGACACGCTGCCCGTCCTCACCGGCGTGCGCATCGAGATCGAGGGCGACACGGTGACGCTGGCCTCCACCGACCGCTACCGCTTCGCGGTCCGCGAGTTCCTGTGGAAGCCGGAGAACCCGGACGCTTCCGCGGTCGCCCTGGTGCCCGCCAAGACGCTCCTGGACACCGCCAAGGCGCTGACCAGCGGTGACAGCGTGATCCTGGCACTGTCCGGCTCGGGCGCGGGCGAGGGCCTGATCGGTTTCGAGGGCGCCGGACGGCGTACGACCACGCGTCTGCTGGAGGGCGACCTCCCGAAGTACCGCACGCTGTTCCCGACGGAGTTCAACTCGGTCGCCACCATCGAGACCGCCCCCTTCGTGGAGGCCGTCAAGCGCGTCGCCCTGGTCGCCGAGCGCAACACCCCGGTGCGGCTCAGCTTCGAGCAGGGCGTGCTCATCCTGGAGGCCGGCTCCAGCGACGACGCACAGGCTGTGGAAAGGGTCGACGCGAACCTGGAGGGTGACGACATCTCGATCGCCTTCAACCCCACCTTCCTGCTGGACGGCCTGAGCGCGATCGACTCCCCGGTGGCCCAGCTGTCCTTCACGACCTCCACCAAGCCCGCGCTGCTGAGCGGCAAGCCGGCCATGGACGCCGAGGCGGACGAGGCCTACAAGTACCTGATCATGCCGGTGCGGCTGAGCGGCTGA
- a CDS encoding DUF6344 domain-containing protein has product MARNKVMKLWTAIVTAFLALCTALGFVTTTAAAAVPQPQPARNSCAHVTLPRPTHCRWNRYRSLPPTMKQRIKAEAHGASPTCRHRPRRDTIAAGPLIPSTLRTFAEPVAPVWQTARLQC; this is encoded by the coding sequence ATGGCCCGGAACAAGGTCATGAAGCTGTGGACCGCCATCGTCACCGCCTTCCTGGCGCTGTGCACCGCGCTCGGATTCGTCACCACGACCGCCGCGGCTGCGGTACCCCAGCCCCAGCCGGCCCGCAACAGTTGCGCGCACGTGACACTGCCGAGGCCGACCCACTGCAGATGGAACCGCTACCGGTCCCTGCCCCCCACGATGAAGCAACGCATCAAAGCGGAGGCCCACGGCGCCTCCCCGACCTGCCGCCACCGCCCGCGCAGGGACACCATCGCAGCGGGCCCGCTCATCCCCAGCACTCTTCGGACCTTCGCCGAGCCCGTCGCACCCGTCTGGCAGACCGCACGCCTGCAGTGCTGA
- a CDS encoding DUF3566 domain-containing protein, whose product MSGATGAESTGTDTDGGGRGSAARVTDAHTTNLKAIKVPATDSRSPDSQGSQGGTVANTRGPGAQQQAAGAGPAAPGAKQAAQAKQGAQPDAAPAAAAPSPLPGERQQQAAGPYHPPRAYQTQPPTSAVRRPRTGASTAPRTRKARLRVAKADPWSVMKVSFLLSIALGICTIVAAAVLWMVMDAMGVFSSVGGTIQEATGSTDSNGFDLQSFLSLPHVLIFTSVIAVIDVVLATALATLGAFIYNLSAGFVGGIELTLAEDE is encoded by the coding sequence GTGAGCGGAGCCACGGGCGCCGAATCGACCGGTACGGATACGGACGGCGGCGGCCGTGGCTCCGCCGCGCGGGTGACGGACGCGCACACGACCAACCTGAAAGCAATCAAGGTACCCGCGACCGATTCGCGCTCGCCTGACTCGCAGGGATCCCAGGGGGGAACTGTGGCGAACACCCGAGGCCCGGGGGCCCAGCAGCAGGCTGCTGGAGCGGGCCCGGCGGCTCCGGGGGCCAAGCAGGCCGCTCAGGCCAAGCAGGGCGCCCAGCCGGACGCGGCACCGGCCGCCGCCGCCCCGTCCCCGCTGCCGGGGGAGCGCCAGCAGCAGGCCGCGGGGCCCTACCACCCGCCGCGGGCCTACCAGACGCAGCCGCCGACGAGCGCCGTACGCCGTCCGCGGACCGGCGCGAGCACCGCACCCCGCACCCGCAAGGCGCGCCTGAGGGTGGCGAAGGCCGACCCGTGGTCGGTGATGAAGGTCAGCTTCCTGCTGTCGATCGCGCTCGGCATCTGCACGATCGTGGCGGCGGCGGTGCTGTGGATGGTCATGGACGCCATGGGCGTCTTCTCGTCGGTCGGCGGCACGATCCAGGAGGCCACCGGCTCGACCGATTCGAACGGCTTCGACCTCCAGTCGTTCCTGTCCCTGCCGCACGTCCTGATCTTCACGTCTGTCATCGCGGTCATCGACGTCGTCCTGGCGACCGCCCTCGCGACGCTCGGGGCGTTCATCTACAACCTCTCCGCGGGCTTCGTGGGCGGCATCGAGCTGACGCTGGCGGAGGACGAGTAG
- the recF gene encoding DNA replication/repair protein RecF (All proteins in this family for which functions are known are DNA-binding proteins that assist the filamentation of RecA onto DNA for the initiation of recombination or recombinational repair.): MHVTHLSLADFRSYARVEVPLDPGVTAFVGPNGQGKTNLVEAVGYLATLGSHRVSSDAPLVRMGAERAIIRAQVRQGDRQQLVELELNPGRANRARINRSSQVRPRDVLGIVRTVLFAPEDLALIKGDPGERRRFLDELITARSPRMAGVRSDYDRVLKQRNTLLKTAALARRHGGRSMDLSTLDVWDQHLARAGAELLAQRLDLIAAIQPLADKAYEQLAPGGGPVALEYKPSAPGEAHTREALFEQLMAALADARKQEIERGVTLVGPHRDDLLLKLGQLPAKGYASHGESWSYALALRLASYDLLRAEGNEPVLVLDDVFAELDTRRRERLAELVAPGEQVLVTAAVDDDVPHVLTGTRYTVSDGTVERA, from the coding sequence ATGCACGTCACGCATCTGTCGCTGGCCGACTTCCGCTCGTACGCCCGGGTCGAAGTTCCGCTCGACCCGGGCGTCACCGCATTCGTCGGTCCCAACGGACAGGGCAAGACGAACCTCGTCGAGGCGGTCGGCTATCTCGCCACCCTCGGCAGCCACCGTGTCTCCTCCGACGCCCCCCTCGTCCGCATGGGTGCCGAGCGGGCGATCATCCGGGCGCAGGTCAGGCAGGGCGACCGGCAGCAACTGGTCGAGCTGGAGCTGAACCCCGGCAGGGCCAACCGCGCGCGCATCAACAGGTCCTCGCAGGTCCGACCGCGCGACGTGCTCGGCATCGTACGGACCGTCCTCTTCGCCCCCGAGGACCTCGCCCTGATCAAGGGCGACCCGGGTGAGCGCCGCCGCTTCCTCGACGAGCTGATCACCGCCCGCTCCCCGCGCATGGCCGGCGTCCGCTCCGACTACGACCGGGTCCTCAAGCAGCGCAACACCCTCCTGAAGACGGCCGCGCTGGCACGCCGCCACGGCGGCCGCTCCATGGATCTGTCCACGCTCGACGTGTGGGACCAGCACCTCGCGCGCGCGGGCGCCGAACTGCTCGCCCAGCGACTGGACCTGATAGCCGCGATCCAGCCGCTCGCCGACAAGGCGTACGAACAACTGGCACCCGGCGGCGGCCCGGTCGCCCTGGAGTACAAGCCGTCCGCGCCCGGCGAGGCCCACACGCGCGAGGCCCTCTTCGAGCAGCTGATGGCCGCCCTCGCCGACGCCCGCAAGCAGGAGATCGAGCGCGGCGTCACCCTGGTGGGACCCCACCGGGACGATCTGCTTCTCAAACTCGGTCAGCTGCCCGCCAAGGGATACGCGTCCCACGGCGAGTCCTGGTCCTACGCGCTGGCGCTGCGCCTGGCGTCGTACGACCTGCTGCGCGCGGAGGGCAACGAACCGGTGCTCGTCCTCGACGACGTCTTCGCCGAGTTGGACACCCGCCGCCGCGAGCGCCTGGCCGAGCTGGTCGCGCCCGGGGAGCAGGTCCTGGTGACCGCAGCGGTCGACGACGATGTACCGCACGTACTGACGGGGACGCGGTACACCGTGTCCGACGGCACAGTGGAGCGCGCATGA
- the gyrB gene encoding DNA topoisomerase (ATP-hydrolyzing) subunit B produces MLCQKGRFVADSGNPNENIPSTDAGVNSEAITSNGEVTASYDASAITVLEGLDAVRKRPGMYIGSTGERGLHHLVYEVVDNSVDEALAGHADTIDVTILADGGVRVIDNGRGIPVGIVPSEGKPAVEVVLTVLHAGGKFGGGGYAVSGGLHGVGVSVVNALSSKVSVEVRTDGHRWTQDYKMGVPTAPLAQHEATDETGTSVTFWADPDIFETTEYSFETLSRRFQEMAFLNKGLTIKLTDERESAKATAGADEAGADEKDEVKTVTYHYEGGIVDFVKYLNSRKGDVVHPTVIDLEAEDKDKSLSLEVAMQWNSGYSEGVYSFANIIHTHEGGTHEEGFRAALTSLINKYARDKKLLRDKDDNLTGDDIREGLTAIISVKLSEPQFEGQTKTKLGNTEAKTFVQKAVYEHLNDWLDRNPNEAADIIRKGIQAATARVAARKARDLTRRKGLLESASLPGKLSDCQSNDPTKCEIFIVEGDSAGGSAKSGRNPQYQAILPIRGKILNVEKARIDKILQNQEIQALISAFGTGVHEDFDISKLRYHKIILMADADVDGQHINTLLLTFLFRFMRPLVEAGHVFLSRPPLYKIKWGRDDFEYAYSDRERDALIELGRRNGKRIKDDSVQRFKGLGEMNAEELRVTTMDIDHRVLGQVTLDDAAQADDLFSVLMGEDVEARRAFIQRNAKDVRFLDI; encoded by the coding sequence GTGCTGTGCCAGAAAGGGCGCTTCGTGGCCGATTCCGGCAACCCCAACGAGAACATCCCGTCCACCGACGCTGGCGTGAACAGCGAGGCGATCACCTCGAACGGCGAGGTCACCGCCTCGTACGACGCCAGCGCCATCACCGTCCTCGAAGGGCTGGACGCGGTCCGCAAGCGACCCGGTATGTACATCGGCTCTACCGGCGAGCGCGGTCTGCACCACCTCGTGTACGAGGTCGTGGACAACTCCGTGGACGAGGCGCTGGCCGGCCACGCGGACACCATCGACGTGACGATCCTCGCCGACGGCGGCGTGCGCGTGATCGACAACGGCCGTGGCATCCCGGTCGGCATCGTCCCCTCCGAGGGCAAGCCGGCCGTCGAGGTCGTGCTGACCGTGCTGCACGCGGGCGGCAAGTTCGGCGGCGGCGGCTACGCGGTCTCCGGCGGTCTGCACGGTGTCGGCGTCTCCGTCGTGAACGCCCTGTCGAGCAAGGTGTCCGTCGAGGTCAGGACGGACGGTCACCGCTGGACGCAGGACTACAAGATGGGCGTCCCGACGGCTCCGCTCGCGCAGCACGAGGCGACGGACGAGACCGGCACGTCCGTGACCTTCTGGGCCGACCCGGACATCTTCGAGACCACCGAGTACTCCTTCGAGACGCTCTCGCGGCGCTTCCAGGAGATGGCGTTCCTCAACAAGGGTTTGACGATCAAACTCACTGACGAGCGCGAGTCGGCGAAGGCCACGGCCGGGGCGGACGAGGCGGGCGCCGACGAGAAGGACGAGGTCAAGACCGTCACGTACCACTACGAAGGCGGCATCGTCGACTTCGTGAAGTACCTCAACTCCCGCAAGGGAGACGTGGTGCACCCCACCGTGATCGACCTCGAGGCCGAGGACAAGGACAAGAGCCTGTCCCTCGAGGTCGCGATGCAGTGGAACAGCGGTTACAGCGAGGGCGTGTACTCCTTCGCCAACATCATCCACACCCACGAGGGCGGTACGCACGAGGAGGGCTTCCGCGCGGCCCTGACCTCGCTGATCAACAAGTACGCGCGCGACAAGAAGCTGCTGCGCGACAAGGACGACAACCTCACCGGTGACGACATCCGTGAGGGTCTGACCGCGATCATCTCGGTCAAGCTGAGCGAGCCCCAGTTCGAGGGCCAGACCAAGACCAAGCTGGGCAACACGGAGGCGAAGACCTTCGTCCAGAAGGCGGTCTACGAGCACCTCAACGACTGGCTGGACCGCAACCCGAACGAGGCCGCGGACATCATCCGCAAGGGCATCCAGGCGGCCACCGCGCGCGTGGCGGCCCGCAAGGCCCGCGACCTCACGCGCCGCAAGGGCCTCCTGGAGAGCGCGTCCCTGCCGGGCAAGCTGTCGGACTGCCAGTCCAACGACCCCACCAAGTGCGAGATCTTCATCGTCGAGGGTGACTCCGCCGGCGGCTCGGCCAAGTCCGGCCGCAACCCGCAGTACCAGGCGATCCTCCCGATCCGAGGCAAGATCCTCAACGTCGAGAAGGCGCGGATCGACAAGATCCTGCAGAACCAGGAGATCCAGGCGCTGATCTCCGCCTTCGGCACCGGCGTGCACGAGGACTTCGACATCTCCAAGCTCCGCTATCACAAGATCATCCTGATGGCGGACGCCGACGTCGACGGCCAGCACATCAACACCCTGCTGCTGACCTTCCTGTTCCGTTTCATGCGACCGCTGGTCGAGGCCGGGCACGTGTTCCTCTCCCGCCCGCCGCTGTACAAGATCAAGTGGGGCCGGGACGACTTCGAGTACGCGTACTCGGACCGCGAGCGCGACGCGCTGATCGAGCTGGGCCGCCGCAACGGCAAGCGGATCAAGGACGACTCGGTGCAGCGCTTCAAGGGTCTCGGCGAGATGAACGCCGAGGAACTGCGCGTGACGACCATGGACATCGACCACCGCGTCCTCGGCCAGGTAACCCTCGACGACGCCGCCCAGGCCGACGACCTGTTCTCGGTCCTGATGGGCGAGGACGTCGAGGCGCGCCGCGCGTTCATCCAGCGCAACGCCAAGGACGTCCGCTTCCTCGACATCTGA
- a CDS encoding DUF721 domain-containing protein — MSTDEPASKKTPELSGVDLARVALRAAKEQARARGDAAQQKKQARRGGLRSGARADGRDPMALGAAINRLITERGWETPAAVGGVMGRWPQIVGEDLAKHCVPQRYDEDERVLTVQCDSTAWATQLRLLAPQVVARLNEDLGHGTVRLIKVHGPGGPARRYGSLRAPGSMGPGDTYG, encoded by the coding sequence ATGAGCACCGACGAGCCCGCTTCGAAGAAGACTCCCGAGCTTTCGGGCGTGGACCTCGCGCGCGTGGCGCTCAGGGCCGCGAAGGAACAGGCACGCGCGCGTGGGGACGCGGCGCAGCAGAAGAAACAGGCGCGGCGCGGCGGCCTGCGCTCCGGCGCACGGGCCGACGGCCGTGACCCCATGGCGCTCGGCGCGGCCATCAACCGGCTGATCACCGAGCGCGGCTGGGAGACCCCGGCCGCCGTGGGTGGAGTGATGGGGCGCTGGCCGCAGATCGTCGGCGAGGACCTGGCCAAGCACTGCGTCCCGCAGAGGTACGACGAGGACGAACGCGTCCTGACCGTCCAGTGCGACTCCACGGCGTGGGCGACGCAGCTGCGGCTGCTGGCCCCGCAGGTGGTCGCGCGCCTCAACGAGGACCTCGGGCACGGCACGGTCCGGCTGATCAAGGTCCACGGCCCTGGTGGCCCCGCCCGCCGCTACGGCTCGCTGCGCGCCCCCGGGAGCATGGGCCCCGGCGACACCTACGGGTGA
- a CDS encoding DLW-39 family protein: MKKLLLVALAAIGGLLVYRQIQADRAEQDLWTEATDSVPTGS, encoded by the coding sequence GTGAAGAAGCTTCTCCTGGTCGCACTGGCCGCCATCGGCGGGCTCCTCGTGTACCGCCAGATCCAGGCGGATCGCGCCGAGCAGGATCTGTGGACGGAGGCGACCGACTCCGTGCCCACGGGTTCGTGA